In the genome of Gammaproteobacteria bacterium, the window GAAAAAGCACTCAAACTGAATCTGTTTGCCTGGGAAGGCACCGACAAGCGCGGCAACCGCGTCAAGGGCGAGAGCCGCGGCACCAACCCGAACCTGATCAAGGCGGACCTGCGCCGCCAGGGTATCGTTCCGCTCAAGGTGAGGAAGAAATCGGCCCTGGCCAGCGCTGGTAAGGGCAAGGCCGTCCAAGCAAAGGACATCGCCATCTTCACCCGCCAATTGGCCACCATGCTGAACTCGGGCGTACCGCTGGTACAGGCCTTCGATATCATCGGCAAGGGGCATGAGAACCCCCGGATGCAGCAGCTGGTAATGGCCGTGAAGGGCGACGTCGAGGGCGGTAGCAACCTCGCCGATTCGTTACGCAAGCACCCGCTTCACTTCGACGACCTGGTGTGCAACCTGGTCGAGGCCGGTGAGGCCGCCGGTGTGCTGGATACCCTGCTGGATAAGATCGCCACCTACAAGGAAAAGACCGAGGCGCTCAAATCCAAGATCAAGAAGGCACTGTTCTATCCGACGGCAGTGATCGTGGTGGCCTTCATCGTCACCGCCATCCTGCTGATCTTCGTGGTACCTCAGTTCGAGAGCCTGTTCGAGAACTTCGGTGCCGACCTGCCGGCCTTCACCCAGATGGTCGTCAATATGTCGCGCTTCATGCAGGACTATTGGTACCTGGTGTTCGGCGGCATCGGTGGCATCGTCTACGGCCTGCTGCAGGCCAAGAAGCGCTCGCGCAAATTCAACCAGACGCTGGACCGGCTGGTGCTCAAGATGCCCATCGTGGGCGACATCCTGACCAAGGCCGCTATCGCCCGCTATGCACGCACCCTGTCGACCATGTTCGCCGCCGGTGTGCCACTGGT includes:
- a CDS encoding type II secretion system F family protein is translated as MAEKALKLNLFAWEGTDKRGNRVKGESRGTNPNLIKADLRRQGIVPLKVRKKSALASAGKGKAVQAKDIAIFTRQLATMLNSGVPLVQAFDIIGKGHENPRMQQLVMAVKGDVEGGSNLADSLRKHPLHFDDLVCNLVEAGEAAGVLDTLLDKIATYKEKTEALKSKIKKALFYPTAVIVVAFIVTAILLIFVVPQFESLFENFGADLPAFTQMVVNMSRFMQDYWYLVFGGIGGIVYGLLQAKKRSRKFNQTLDRLVLKMPIVGDILTKAAIARYARTLSTMFAAGVPLVEALESVSGATGNIVYADAVLRMRDQVATGQQLQLAMTQTGLFPNMVVQMVAIGEESGSLDSMLSKVADFYEREVDDAVDGLSSLLEPLIMAVLGVLVGGLVVAMYLPIFKMGAAI